CGCGGTCAGCCGCTCTCGGCGAGCGGTCAAGAGCTCCCTGGTCTGGGCGAGCGTCTCGCGTTCGTGAGCCAAGTGTTCTCGCTCCCCTGCAATGGCTTCGCGCTCTCCGGCAATCCTTTCGCGCTCGGACGCGATGCTTTCGCGCTCCGCTGCCGAGCCGATGATGTACTCGGCGCGGGTGGACTCTTGTTCCGGCATCGGACCTCTTCACCTAACACGAGTGATGCATCAACAGATAGTCCCTTTGCCGCGTCGGATCTAGGGCCGATCGTCACCGCGTCTCTTTGATTACATGACTTCTGCCACCGGTCAGACGTTGAATTTGGCCCGAGCTTCCTCCGTGACGGGAGTGAACAGGTTGACCAGGTTTCCGTCCGGATCCCGGAACAACAGCGCGCGATTTCCCCACGGCATCGTTGTCGGCTCGGTGACCACTTCGGAGATGTGTTCGCGCAGTCGGTCCCACTCGGCGTCCACGTCATCGACGATGAATTCGATTATCGCCGAACGGTTTGCCGCCGGCTCGGCAGATCCATCCCCGAACAGGGGTACGGTTTTGTCGCTTCCGATGGCGAGCGTGCCGACGGCGGTGGGAATCTCCGCGAACAGTTCGTTACCCCAGTTGGCGGTTGCACCCGTGACCATCTCGTAGAACCAGACCAGTTGTTTCACGTCGGCAGTGATGAAGCGGATCGAAACGAATTTCATCGGGAAGCTGCTCCTCGCGGTGTCTGCCGGACAGCCCGGCGGATGGGCTGGACGAACCTCACGATAGGCACGCACCCCGACAAGTCCCCGCCGATCCTGTCGAGATTGCGTCCACGGTCGTAGTTTGCGCTGGAACGCAGCCCTCAAAGCAATCTCGACGATGGGCCGGCCCTAGACGTTGAACCGGAACTCGACCACGTCCCCGTCGGCCATCACGTAATCCTTGCCCTCCATCCGGACCTTGCCCGCCGCCTTGGCCGCCGCCATCGAACCGGCGGCGACCAGATCGTCGAACGACACGATCTCGGCCTTGATGAACCCCTTCTCGAAGTCGGTGTGGATGACACCCGCCGCTTTGGGCGCGGTGTCGCCCTGGTGAATCGTCCACGCCCGCGCCTCTTTCGGGCCCGCAGTGAGATAGGTCTGCAGCTTCAGGGTGTGAAAACCTGCGCGCGCCAACGCATCCAGGCCCCGCTCGGTCTGGCCGATGGACTCCAGGAGTTCCGCCGCGGACTCGTCGTCGAGCTCGATCAGCTCGGATTCGATTGCGGCATCGAGGAACACGGCATCGGCCGGGGCGACAAGCTCGCGTAACTCGGCGATCCGTGCGGCGTCGGTCAGCACCGACTCGTCGGCGTTGAACACGTACAGGAACGGTTTTGTGGTCAGCAGGTTCAGTTCGCGCAGCAAAGATGTGTCCACCCGTGCAGCAAACAGCGTCTTGCCGCTGTCGAGAATCTGCTGCGCAGCCACGGCGGCCTCGTGCACCGGCTTGCGCTCCTTGTTGGTGCGGGCCTCCTTCTCCAGCCTGGGCAGGGCGCGCTCCAGAGTCTGCAGGTCCGCGAGGATCAGCTCGGTCTCCACGATCTCGATGTCGGAGCGGGGGTCGACCTTTCCGGAGACATGCGTCACATCGTCGTCGGCGAAAACCCGCACCACCTGACAGATCGCGTCGCATTCGCGGATGTGGGCCAGGAACTTGTTGCCCAGTCCGGCGCCTTCCGAAGCCCCTTTGACCAGCCCGGCGATGTCGGTGAAGGTCACCGGCGCCGGCACGACGCGGGCTGATCCGAACAGCTCTGCCAGCTTGTCCAGGCGCGGATCCGGCAGCGAGACGACACCCTCGTTGGGTTCGATCGTCGCGAACGGATAGTTGGCCGCCAACACGTTGTTGCGGGTCAGCGCATTGAACAGGGTCGACTTGCCGACGTTGGGCAGACCCACGATTCCCAGGCTTAGGCTCACGGGAAACCAAGTTTAGGGGGCACGCCAGCGATCACTGCCCAGCGATATACGGGCCTTTGGCCGGACAGCCGGTACGGTCATTATGTGTCAGCGCAGCGGGAGAGAGCGGCGGTGGAGCCCAGTCACCGCTCCATCGTGCCTTCCATCCCAGGTGTGCCGTGGTGGGCGGCGGTGCTCATCGCCGTCGGAGCGACGGCCCTGGGGTATGCGTTCGACGCCGGTCACAAGGAGCTGACCCACACCTTCGCGAGCCTGTACATCGCCGGTTGTGTGGCAGCCGTCCTGGCGGTACGGCAGGCGGCGGTGTTCACCGCGGTCATCCAGCCACCGCTGATCCTGTTCTGCACCGTGCCCGGCGCCTACTGGCTGTTCCACGGCGGCAAGGTCGACAAGTTCAAGGACCTGTTGATCAACTGCGGTTATCCGCTTATCGAGCGGTTCCCGCTGATGCTGGGCACCGCGGGTGTCATCCTGCTGATCGGCCTGATCCGGTGGTACCTCGGCAAGAACAGCCGAACGGACGCGGCCGACGGGGACACGGCAACCGACGAAGCCCCGGCTGACCGACCGCCCCTGTTCAGCGGCTTTGTGGCGAAGCTGAGCTCTCTGTTGGCCGGCGACTCCTACGACGACGCCGATGCGGATGCGGCCAACGCGGCGCCCCCGGCCCATTCGAAAGGGCGGGCCGCCCGCAGCGGCCGGACCACCCGGAGCACCAGCCGGACGGCGCAGCGGACGGAACGGTCCCGCTCGCGGCACGCGCGCCCCGACGACTCCTACGACCCCGGCGCCGAGCGTCCCCGCCGCACCACCCGCAGAAGTACGGCGCCGTCCGCCGACACCCCCGAGTACGACCGGACCGACCTGCCGCCGCGGCCGCGCCGCCGGCGTCCGGAGGGCGACTCGGACCTGGGCGCCCACCCGCCCCGGGAGCTGCGCCGCGAACCGCACCCACGCCGCAGCGCATATGAGCGGCCACGCTCAACCGAACGGCCCACTGAGCGGTCCTACGAGCGCCCTGAGCCGCGCAGCAGCCGGTTCAACCCGTATGACTCCTACGAGCGCCCCGCGCCCTCCGAGCGGAGTGAACGCCGCAGCCGCCATGAGCGGCGCCCGAGCAGCTACGAGCCCTACCCGCCCTACGAGCCGCCGTACGAACCCCGCAGCAGGCGCACCAACGGGTCGAACGGCGCCAACCCGACCCACCACCCGATTTCACAGGTGCGTTACCGCGGTGAGGCGCCCCGCGAACCGCGCGAACCGAGGGATGACCGCCGCGACGAACCGCGTTCGGATCGGCGGAGCCGGTCCCGCGCACCGCGCAGGCCGCAGACCGAATCCTGGGAGTAGGTCGCTCAGCCCCGCGACCGGGCCGGCCGGATCTCTCGCGGCAGGGCGAACACCAGCGTCTCGTTGGCCGTCGTCACCGGTTGCACCATGTCGTAGCCGTACTCGGCCAACCGCTCC
This genomic stretch from Mycobacterium paragordonae harbors:
- the ychF gene encoding redox-regulated ATPase YchF, translating into MSLSLGIVGLPNVGKSTLFNALTRNNVLAANYPFATIEPNEGVVSLPDPRLDKLAELFGSARVVPAPVTFTDIAGLVKGASEGAGLGNKFLAHIRECDAICQVVRVFADDDVTHVSGKVDPRSDIEIVETELILADLQTLERALPRLEKEARTNKERKPVHEAAVAAQQILDSGKTLFAARVDTSLLRELNLLTTKPFLYVFNADESVLTDAARIAELRELVAPADAVFLDAAIESELIELDDESAAELLESIGQTERGLDALARAGFHTLKLQTYLTAGPKEARAWTIHQGDTAPKAAGVIHTDFEKGFIKAEIVSFDDLVAAGSMAAAKAAGKVRMEGKDYVMADGDVVEFRFNV
- a CDS encoding VOC family protein; amino-acid sequence: MKFVSIRFITADVKQLVWFYEMVTGATANWGNELFAEIPTAVGTLAIGSDKTVPLFGDGSAEPAANRSAIIEFIVDDVDAEWDRLREHISEVVTEPTTMPWGNRALLFRDPDGNLVNLFTPVTEEARAKFNV
- a CDS encoding DUF6542 domain-containing protein codes for the protein MSAQRERAAVEPSHRSIVPSIPGVPWWAAVLIAVGATALGYAFDAGHKELTHTFASLYIAGCVAAVLAVRQAAVFTAVIQPPLILFCTVPGAYWLFHGGKVDKFKDLLINCGYPLIERFPLMLGTAGVILLIGLIRWYLGKNSRTDAADGDTATDEAPADRPPLFSGFVAKLSSLLAGDSYDDADADAANAAPPAHSKGRAARSGRTTRSTSRTAQRTERSRSRHARPDDSYDPGAERPRRTTRRSTAPSADTPEYDRTDLPPRPRRRRPEGDSDLGAHPPRELRREPHPRRSAYERPRSTERPTERSYERPEPRSSRFNPYDSYERPAPSERSERRSRHERRPSSYEPYPPYEPPYEPRSRRTNGSNGANPTHHPISQVRYRGEAPREPREPRDDRRDEPRSDRRSRSRAPRRPQTESWE